Below is a window of Yimella sp. cx-51 DNA.
GTAGCCCGCGGAGTCCTTGGCCACGGCGTCGGGCAGCCAATCAGCGCAGGGATGCGCGCCGATGAGCAGGAAGAGTCCGCAGGCTTCCTTGGTGATTTCCTCACCGATGTCGTTGCGGCGCACCCGCACCCACTCCAGCCGGCCCGAACCGCCGGCGTCGATCACCTCGGCATGGCCGGCGACCTTGATCCTGGGGTTCGCCTCGATCTCACGGATCAAGTAGTCGGACATCGTGGACGTCAGATCCGCACGGCGCACGACGATCGTCACGGCGCGGGCGAACTTCGCCAGGTGCACCGCAGCTCGAGCGAGGGGTTCTGCAACAGACCGGAGAAGTTGGAACTCACCAACGGGTAGTCGATCTCACCGTCGTACCCGCTCTGGCGCAGCTGTTCGACCAGCTGCTGACCGACCTCGCTCTGTGGGATCGAGACGCGCGCCGGGATGCCCTGCCGGTCGAGGTAATCACGCAGCCGGCCTACTGCGGCAACCCCTGCCGGCGCCACGATCTCGACGGCGGCGATGACCGGACCGGACGCAGTCCAGCCCCAGTCGGACAGCAACTCGGTGACGGCCGTGTGGAATTCCTCGTCGCGCACGCCCCGAGGAATCACCAGAGGGGTGTCCAGGCGACCCGCCGCGAGCGCCTCACGCACCATCGTCCGGGTGGTTCGGAATTCTCCCCAGCCCAGCAGCAGCACCCGTTTGACCGTCGGGTAGAGCGCGTGGATACAGTCGAGCGCGACCAGCCCTGGGGTGTCGTCCAGCTGCACCTGCGAGGCAACCATGGCCAGTTCGCCGCGGTGGGCCAAGGTGCGTTGCGACTGTCGTAGCCCATCCGCCAGTGAAGGCACCACGACCACCTCGTAGTCGCGCGCGTATCGCGCGAACTCCGACTCCAGGAGTTCAGGCTGCTCCTTGCTGATGATCAGGATCAGCGGCTTCAGTGACATGCGATCTCCCTAGGAGTCAGCGATGCTCGCCGCCCCACCGAATGATGAACGGCGGGGCGGCGAGCATTCTTGTGCTGCGGCCTGATTCAGGGCTTCGGCACGCGCACGATGAGAGCATCGCCCTGACCGCCACCACCACACAGCGCTGCGACGCCGGTGCCGCCGCCGCGACGCGCGAGTTCGAGGGCGAGGTGCAGGTAGATGCGAGCGCCGGACATGCCGATGGGGTGGCCCATCGCGATGGCGCCGCCGTTGACGTTGACCTTGTCGGCGTCGAGGCCGAGCTGCTTGGTGGAGGCCAGGCCGACCGCGGCGAAGGCCTCGTTGATCTCGACGAGGTCGACATCGGCGGGCGCAATGCCCTCCTTCTCGCAGGCCACGGCGATGGCATTGGCCGGCTGCGCCTGGAGCGAGGAGTCGGGGCCGGCGACGACGCCGTGCGCACCGATCTCGGCCAGCCACGTCAGCCCGAGCTCCTGCGCCTTCGCCTTGCTCATCACCACGACCGCGCAGGCACCGTCGGAGATCTGGGACGCCGAACCGGCGGTGATCGTGCCGTCCTTGCTGAACGCCGGGCGCAGCTTGCCCAGCGATTCCTGGCTGGTGTCGGCGCGGATGCCCTCGTCGTTCTTGAACTCGATCGGGTCGCCCTTGCGCTGCGGGATCGAGACGGTGACGACCTCCTCGTCGAAGAGTCCGTCCTTCCACGCCTTGGCGGCCAGCTGGTGGCTGCGTGCGGAGAAGGCGTCCTGCTCCTGCCGGGTGAACTCCTGGTCGCCGGCGTTGGCCGACTCGGTGAGGTTGCCCATCGCCTGGTCGGTCAGGACGTCCCACAGACCGTCGTAGGCCATGTGGTCGCGCATGCTGACATCGCCGTACTTGAAGCCCTCACGGCTCTTGGCCAGCAGGTGGGGCGCCTGACTCATCGACTCCTGGCCGCCGGCGACAACGGTGTCGAACTCACCGGCGCGGATCAGTTGGGCAGCGAGCGCGATGGCGTCGATGCCCGACAGGCAGACCTTGTTGATGGTGAGCGCGGGCACCGTCATCGGGATGCCGCCCTTGACCGCAGCCTGGCGAGCCGGCATCTGCCCGGCGCCCGCAGTGAGCACCTGGCCCATGATCACGTACTGCACCTGGTCGCCGGTGAGGCCGGCCTTCTCCAGCGCACCCTTGATCGCGAAGCCACCGAGGTCGGAGGCCGAGAAGTCCTTCAACGAACCGAGCAGTCGACCCATCGGGGTGCGGGCACCGGCAACGAGAACGGGGGTACGGGCATCGTCAGTCATCTGCTCACTCCAACGGCGTCGGTGGATTTGGTTTCGGGCATGTTGGGCCCGTCTGCACTTTAGTGTGAGGGCATGAGCACCCTCCCTTCGCACCTGTTCGAGGCCATCGACCACGTGGGCATCGCCGTGCCCGATCTCGACGTCGCGATCGCCTTCTACACCGACACCTACGGCATGACGGTGGCGCACGAGGAGACGAACGAGGAGCAGGGCGTACGCGAGGCGATGATGACGGTGGGTGACCCCGAGGCGCCGCACGCGCACATCCAGTTGCTCGCGCCGCTCAGCCCCGAATCGAGCATCGGGAAGTTCCTCGAACGCTCCGGCCCTGGCATCCAGCAGCTGGCCTACCGGGTGAAGTCGGTGGACGAGGTGTCAACTGCGTTGCGCGCCAAGGGTCTTCGCCTGCTCTACGACCAGCCCCGCCGCGGCACCGCAGGCTCCCGCATCAACTTCATCCACCCCAAGGACGCCGGTGGTGTGCTGGTCGAACTGGTCGAGCCCGCTGGCGGCGAGCACTGAGCCTGTTTGATCGCAGCACGTGCATCGAGCGGCACCGAACGGCAGTTCGAACGCCCCGATCAGGCACAGTAGAGCCCATGGACCGAAAGATTCTTGCTTTCATCGCGCTTGCCATCACCATGCTCTACGGCGTCGGGGTCGGCGTGCTGGAAGGTCAGCGCGATGTCCTCGCCCCGGTCGGCGGCGTCGTGGTGGCGCTTGCCTGGATCGCGGTCGGTGTCTTCGGCAAGGACGACCACAAGCGCGAGATCCAGAACTGAGGCGTCAGCGCCGAGCTCATCGGCTCAGCGCAACGCGCCCCGTCACCGCCAACTCCCCCGCGGCGGACGCCGATCGCGCGCCGACCAACACGGCGTGTGCCAGTGCCGTCGGTCGGACAGATCACCCAGCCCCTCGGCGGGCCAGGCGACAACATGTGGCTGCGCACTGCTGATGCTGTGTTGGCAGCCCGGGCAGACATAACTTCGTCCGGCGTCATTGCCTCGCACTGAGCGGACGTTCCACCGCTGGCCCGCGTACGACTCGACCCGTACGCCGACGTCGAGCAGCCGCGAGAGGTCTCGCGGCTGCTCCTCGCCTGAGCGGCGGTTACGTCGGGGCACCTCAGCTGGTGAACTGTGCGCCGATCCCCATGTACTCGTCCAGGAGCGGCGAAGGATGCAGGGCCGGCTCGGCTGTCTCGTCGTACATCTCCAGCAGGCCGCTGGACACCTCGAAGGCGCCGAGCTGGTCGATGTAGGCGAACGGGCCCTGCGGATATCCGCAGCCGGCGGTCATCGCGGTGTCGATGTCGGCGACCGTGGCGTAGCCCGAGTCGAGCATCTTCACCGCGTCGTTCAAGTGGGGCAGCAGCAGGGCATCAACCACCAGGCCAGCGCGATAGCGAGCCGCGATGGTGCGCACGCCGGCTGCTTCCAACGTCGCAACAACCGTGTCGAGCGCGTCCTGGTCGGTGCCGAGTTCGCGAGCGACCTCGACGATCTGCCCTGCCTTCGTGGCAGCGTGCAGGCGAATCGCCACCTGCGGGTTGTCGTCCGCGAGCGCCTGCCCGGCGGCGAACTCCGAGAACTCATCGAGCGAGGCCACGATGCAGGTCTTCGGCAAAGCTTGGACGAGGTCGTCGACCCATACGGTGTCGTCCGCATCGCAACCCGACTCCTCGTCGTCGTCAGCGCTGTCTTCATCGACATCGAAGCCACACACGCCCGACTCGCAGTTGTCGCATGCAGAGCGCTCGACTGCCACGAACGCGAGGTCGGCAGATGCGGGCTCGGCGTTGGACTCGGGCCCGAACACCTCGACCTCCAGACCACCCGCGGCGAAAAGGCGGTGCAATTCCTCCGCCACCGGGCCGTCACCGATGAGCGCGACGTGCTCCGCCCGCGAGCCTGCAGTCTTCGCCTCTGGCGCGTCGACGACCGTGCCGGAACCGGCCTTCTCGTACTGGTAGAAGCCGTGACCGGTCTTGCGACCGAGGCGGCCCGCAGCGACCATCTGCTCCAGCAACGCTGGCGGCGCGGCCGACGGCTCCTTGGTGGCGTTGTAGAGCACGTCGCAGACTTCCTTGACGACGTCGAGTCCGATCAGATCGGACAGCGTGAGCGGCCCCATCGGAAGGCCGATGCCCAACCGTGCCGCGTCGTCGAGGTCTTCGCGGGAGACGTGGCCGGTCTCGTAGGTGCGGATCGCGCGGGCGAGGTAGGTGATGAGGAGCGCGTTGGCGACAAAGCCTGCACGATCGCCGACGACGACGGGCTTCTTACCGAGATCGACGGCCAGCGCGCGCACCGCCCCGACCAGCTCGGTGTCAGCCATCAGGGTGGTGATCACTTCGACCAGCGCGAGCACGGGCGCCGGGTTGAAGAAGTGCATACCGATCACCCGCTCGGGGTGCTTGGTCGCGGCGGCGATCGCCGTGACAGACAGGCTCGAGGTGTTGGTGGCGAGCACACAGTCGGGCCGGACGATGCCGTCGAGTTCGCCGAAGATCTTGGTCTTGATCTCCAGGCGCTCGGGCACGGCCTCGATCACCAGGTCGACGTCGGCCATTGCTGCGAGTTCGTGACCGAAGCTGGCCCGCGACAGGATCTCCTCCCGCTGCGCCTCGTCCAGCTTGCCCCGCTTGACCTGACGGTCGAGTGAGGCGGTCAGGAAGCCGCGTCCGCGTTCGGCGAGTTCAGCCGAACCGTCGACCGCGACGACCGAGCGTCCCGCCTTGACGAAAACTTCCACGATGCCCGCACCCATGGTGCCGAGCCCGATCACACCGACCGACTTGATCTCACGCGTCATGGGGCCAGTCTCCCAGGCAGGTGTCCACCGCATGCACGGCGGTTCACCACATCGCCGCACCCGATTAGGCTGCCCGGGTGCGACTCGTGATTGCCCGATGCAGCGTCGACTACGGCGGACGGTTGACTGCCCATCTGCCCATGGCCACCCGCCTGCTCATGGTGAAGAACGACGGATCCGTCCTCGTGCACAGCGACGGCGGTTCCTACAAGCCGCTCAACTGGATGACTCCCCCGTGCACGCTCACCGAACTCGAGCCCGATGAGGACGAGCGTGCTGAAGGTGTGCAGAAGGTGTGGTTCGTGCAGCACGCCAAGAGCGAGGACCACCTGCGGGTGCGGCTCTACGAGATCGAACACGACAGCTCGCACGACCTGGGCATCGATCCAGGGCTCATCAAGGACGGCGTGGAGGCCCAGTTGCAGGCGCTGCTGGCCGAGCACATCCACACCCTGGGCGATGGTTACAGCCTCATCCGGCGTGAGTACATGACGGCGATCGGGCCCGTCGACATCGTCTGTCGGGACGCCAGCGGCACGACCGTTGCGGTGGAGATCAAACGGCGCGGTGACATCGACGGGGTCGAGCAGCTCACCCGTTACCTCGAACTGCTCAACCGCGATCCAGTGCTGGCACCAGTGCAGGGCGTGTTCGCCGCGCAACTCATCAAGCCGCAGGCACGCACCCTCGCCGAGGACCGTGGAATACGTTGTGTCACTTTGGATTACGACGCGTTGAAGGGCATTGACAACGCCGAATCGCGGCTCTTCTGATGGCGGAGGACGAGCTTTTTCGGGGTGCAGGAGGGGCGGTCGCAGCGCCGAACGCCCTGGCCGCGCAGGCCGGTCTCGACCTGATCCACCTCGGCGGCACGGCAACCGATGCCGCGATTGCAGCGATGCTGGCCACCTACGTCAGCGAACCGGGCATCGTCTCCGCGCTCGGCAGCGCCTTCGTCAACATCTGGCCCGACGCGGGTGAACCTGTCGTGGTCGACGGCAACTGCGAAATGCCCGGACGCGGCCTGCCCACTGATCGCTTCGGTGGCGGTCTGCGCAAGGTCGATCTTGCCTACGGCGGTGGCATCACCATCTACGCGGGCGCCGGTTCGGCTGCCACACCTGGCGCGTTCAAGGCGTTCGAGGAAGCCCACCGCCGGTACGGGCGCGCGTCCTGGGCCGACATCACGGCTCCCGCGATCGACATCGCCCGGCGCGGGTTCCGTCTCGGCGCAGCAGCCGCGAGCTACCTGGAGATCGTCGGCGACTCCCTCTACGGCTTCGATCCCCAGACCCGAGCAGCCCATTTCGTCGACGACCGCCCCGCTCGGGTCGGGCAGGTCATCACCGCGCCCGATCTGGCCGACTCATTTCAGGCACTCGCCGATGAAGGTTTCGACCTCTTCTACCGAGGCGATCTCGGGCGTCGGGTCGCCCAGCACGTGATCGGCGAAGGCGGCCTGATCACCCGCGAGGACCTGCAGAGTTACCAGGCAACGGTGCGACCCGCCACCGTCGACCGGGTCGGTTCCTGGCGCCTCGCCACCAATCCCCCGCCGTCGATCGGCGGGCCGGTGCTCGCCACGATGTTGCGCCTGCTGCAGAGACGCGGCGACGACGCCGCGCAGATCATCGCGGTGCAGCGCATGGTCCTGAGTTACCGCGCCGCAGCGCTGGACGCCGCCGCCGACCTCGAAAGTGCCGGCGCCGAACTGCTGGAAGCGCTCGCCGAGAACGAGCTCACGTCGTTGCCGAGTTCGCAGGACACCGCCCACGTGAGCGCTGTCGACAGCCAGGGCAATGCGTGCGCACTCACCTCTTCGGCCGGATATTCCTCCGGCGTCACGGTGCCGGGCACCGGCCTCGTGCTCAACAACTGCCTGGGCGAGCCCGAACTCAACCGCCGCGGGCTGCACGCCGTGCCGCCCGGCACCCGGCTCGCGTCCAACATGGCCCCCACCACTGGTCGTAGCGACGACGGCGCCGTGCTGGCCGTCGGCAGCCCGGGCGCCGATCGCATCACCACCGCGCTGATGCAGGTGCTGGCTGCGCACTGCCTGCGCGATGCTGCCCTGCAGGACGCGATCAATGCCCCTCGCGTGCACGTCAGTGTCGATTTCGCGACCGGGGATCAGCGAATCGAGGCCGAACCGGACGCCGCGATCGAGCAGGCTGCCTCGGCGACCGGGCTGCCGCTGGTGGCGCACTCACGCCATGCGATGTACTTCGGCGGCGTGGGCGCGGCCAAGCGCAAGGCGGACGGCGACCTGCAAGCAGCTGCCGATCCCCGACGCGCCTCAGCGACCGCCATCGGATGACCGCGAGCTAGACGGCGCAGGCTTCTGCCTCAGCCGGCGTCCAGATCAGGACCCGGCTCAGCTTCGTCGCGCGGATCACCCGGTCGAGCCGCTGTGAGACGTCACGGAAGACGATGCACCGGCCGGCAGTCTTCGCTCGTTCATGGGCAGCCACGAGGACTCCCAGGCCCGCTGCATCGGCCACCTCGGCGTCAGCCATCTGCAGGCGGAGCTCCCCGTCACCATTGCGAATGGCTGCGGCCAGCGCTTCTCGCGCCTGGGAAATCGTATTGACATTCAACTCGCCGCTGATGGCCAATTCATGACCGCGAGAAACTTCGATCACGGCAAAACCGGGCACCGTCTTGCGGCGGTACGGCCGCGTCGACCGAGTGACGAAATCCGACATTGGAACCCCCAATATTCCAAGTGCGGGCGGGTGTGCACTCATTCAGCCAGCCGAATGGTCAAGGGCGAGTCAGGTGCAGGTCACAGTTGAATCACGGGCACCCCTGCGGGTGCGCGGCCGAAATAGTCCGGAAGTCGTTGTGGCACAGCCACTTCGACGCCGATGCGTACAGCAGCCGCAGTTCACATGATGAGACATGGCACGATCGGACCCATGGTCATTCTCAGCCGCATCTACACCCGCACCGGCGACGAGGGCACGACAGCCCTGGGCGATTTCAGTCGTACCGCGAAGACCGATGCCCGGCTGGCAGCCTTCGCCGACACCGACGAGGCCAACAGCAGCATCGGCGTCGCCATCGCAGCCGGTGAGCTCAGCCAGGAGATGCGCGAAACCCTGACGCGCGTGCAGAACGACCTGTTCGACGTGGGCGCCGACCTGTGCACGCCGCTGGTCGCTGATCCCGAATATCCGCCGCTGCGCGTGCAGCAGCAATGGATCGATCAACTCGAGGCGGACATCGACCGCTACAACGAATTGCTTGAGCCCCTACGCTCGTTCATCCTTCCCGGCGGCACCGCCGGCTCGGCCTTCCTGCACGTCAGCCGGACGGTCACCCGGCGTGCCGAAAGGTCTGCCTGGGTGGCGATCGAGACGTACGGCACCGACGAAGCGCCGGCGGGCTCGCAGAAGGGAGTCGGCGGGGTGAACATCCTGACCGCTACCTACCTGAACCGGCTCAGCGACCTGCTCTTCGTGCTCGCGCGGTGCGCCAACCTGGACGCCGGCGGCGATGTGCTGTGGGTGCCGGGCGGCGAACGCTGAGCCCGACCCAGACCCTCAGTATCGACCGGTGTTGAGACCCGGCGGCGAGGATTCGGACCACGACCGTACCTGCGTGTAGCTGTTGCGCGACACCATGAAACGCAGCGTGGTCTCCTCGGTGGTGCAGTCGACTGCGACGGGATCGGGCAGCGCGTGCATGGGCCGATCGACAGAAATCGGTGGCCCCACCTCCACCGCGTCGCGGTGCAGGACGATCCGCGGCGTGAGCCGAAGCCCGAGCACCGGAAACCACTCGATCGCGGTCGGTGTCGTGCGGGCCATCCCCATGACCCAAAGATCCCCACGGCGGCGAGCCATGAGGATCATGAGGTGGTGCTTGGTGATGAGCCAGCGACGAAGGACGACCCACGCCACCAGCAGCACCACCAGCGTGCAGAGCACGCCGACGACGACTTCCGCAGTGAGAAGGACGTCGCCCAACGTGGTGGCTCAGGCAGTCAGGCCGGAGGCATCGATCGAATCGGAGACCACCGTCACCGTGTTGTGGTCGACGGAGATGAAGCCGCCACCGACGGTCACGACCTGACGCGAACCGCTCACCGGGTCGATCCGCACCTCGGCGGAGTCGGCCAGCACGGACAGCAACGGCGTGTGGTCGGGCAGGATGCCGATCTCACCCTCGACGGTCTTGGCGTACAGCGCCGTGGCTTCGCCTTCCCAGACCTTGCGGTCAGCGGCGACAAGGTGGACGTTGAGGTTGCTCACGCGGATGCTTCTCCTGGCAGATGCTTCGGGGATGACGGAAGTCTAGCGTGCAAGCGCAGGTGCTCTAACACCGGAACGGCAAGCCGAGCGCCAGCTTTCGTGCGCGGCTCGGCTGGGCGATCCTCGCGAAATCAGTCTTCGACGACGACGATCGCCATCGGCGTCTGCTCCGACCCCTGACCGAGCGGGTTGTCGGCGAACATCTCCTCGAACCGCGTCCAGTCGCCTGGCACGTCTGCACCGAGCACATTGCGTCCGATGTCGTTGGCATCCATGACGATGGTGCCGCCGAAGGTGTCGCGGAACTCTTCAGGAACCCGGGCGCGGATCTGCGTCGACAGTCGCGCGGCGACCTGGTCGGGATCCTTGGGAGCCAGCTTCGCCGAGACATTGGAGGGATAGGCCGAGTACTCGGTCGGTCCGTCGATGGCCGAGATGCTGTTGCCCACGAGTTCGTAGAACAAGCCCTTGCGGCCGATCACCTTTCCGAGAGCGCCACCGGCGCTGGCGTAGAGCACCCGGGGCAGACCGGCTTCCTGGATCGCCAGTTGCATCGTGAACGGCGAGCCGAGACCGATGCCGGCCGGGGTGCGGCTGACGTACTTCGACAGCACGCGCGCCGGACGTCCGACATTGATGTCCCAGACGAAGTATGAGCGCCCCTGGGTGATCGCGATGATCTTCTCGGAGATGAAGAAGTACCACTGCTTGCCCGCCAGGGCCGCCTGCTGCTGCTCATCGCCTGCCAGCGTCGTGAAGAAGCGGTCGACGTGCTCCATCGCGAAGGCGTCGAGGTCGGTCTCCTTGCTGACCAGTTCGCTGCGCAGCGGGAAGCGGGTGACGCTCTCCCCCAGGCTGGTGACCAGGCCGAGCTGCTTGCCCTTGTTGGGCTCCAGGTCCGTCTTGATGCGCTCCGCCTCGGCCTCGACCGGCTTGTCGTCGAAGAACTCACGCAGCCA
It encodes the following:
- a CDS encoding cob(I)yrinic acid a,c-diamide adenosyltransferase, which produces MVILSRIYTRTGDEGTTALGDFSRTAKTDARLAAFADTDEANSSIGVAIAAGELSQEMRETLTRVQNDLFDVGADLCTPLVADPEYPPLRVQQQWIDQLEADIDRYNELLEPLRSFILPGGTAGSAFLHVSRTVTRRAERSAWVAIETYGTDEAPAGSQKGVGGVNILTATYLNRLSDLLFVLARCANLDAGGDVLWVPGGER
- a CDS encoding 3-hydroxyacyl-CoA dehydrogenase; amino-acid sequence: MTREIKSVGVIGLGTMGAGIVEVFVKAGRSVVAVDGSAELAERGRGFLTASLDRQVKRGKLDEAQREEILSRASFGHELAAMADVDLVIEAVPERLEIKTKIFGELDGIVRPDCVLATNTSSLSVTAIAAATKHPERVIGMHFFNPAPVLALVEVITTLMADTELVGAVRALAVDLGKKPVVVGDRAGFVANALLITYLARAIRTYETGHVSREDLDDAARLGIGLPMGPLTLSDLIGLDVVKEVCDVLYNATKEPSAAPPALLEQMVAAGRLGRKTGHGFYQYEKAGSGTVVDAPEAKTAGSRAEHVALIGDGPVAEELHRLFAAGGLEVEVFGPESNAEPASADLAFVAVERSACDNCESGVCGFDVDEDSADDDEESGCDADDTVWVDDLVQALPKTCIVASLDEFSEFAAGQALADDNPQVAIRLHAATKAGQIVEVARELGTDQDALDTVVATLEAAGVRTIAARYRAGLVVDALLLPHLNDAVKMLDSGYATVADIDTAMTAGCGYPQGPFAYIDQLGAFEVSSGLLEMYDETAEPALHPSPLLDEYMGIGAQFTS
- a CDS encoding DUF2550 family protein, encoding MGDVLLTAEVVVGVLCTLVVLLVAWVVLRRWLITKHHLMILMARRRGDLWVMGMARTTPTAIEWFPVLGLRLTPRIVLHRDAVEVGPPISVDRPMHALPDPVAVDCTTEETTLRFMVSRNSYTQVRSWSESSPPGLNTGRY
- the mce gene encoding methylmalonyl-CoA epimerase, whose amino-acid sequence is MSTLPSHLFEAIDHVGIAVPDLDVAIAFYTDTYGMTVAHEETNEEQGVREAMMTVGDPEAPHAHIQLLAPLSPESSIGKFLERSGPGIQQLAYRVKSVDEVSTALRAKGLRLLYDQPRRGTAGSRINFIHPKDAGGVLVELVEPAGGEH
- a CDS encoding STAS domain-containing protein; protein product: MSDFVTRSTRPYRRKTVPGFAVIEVSRGHELAISGELNVNTISQAREALAAAIRNGDGELRLQMADAEVADAAGLGVLVAAHERAKTAGRCIVFRDVSQRLDRVIRATKLSRVLIWTPAEAEACAV
- the nucS gene encoding endonuclease NucS, whose product is MRLVIARCSVDYGGRLTAHLPMATRLLMVKNDGSVLVHSDGGSYKPLNWMTPPCTLTELEPDEDERAEGVQKVWFVQHAKSEDHLRVRLYEIEHDSSHDLGIDPGLIKDGVEAQLQALLAEHIHTLGDGYSLIRREYMTAIGPVDIVCRDASGTTVAVEIKRRGDIDGVEQLTRYLELLNRDPVLAPVQGVFAAQLIKPQARTLAEDRGIRCVTLDYDALKGIDNAESRLF
- a CDS encoding acetyl-CoA C-acetyltransferase encodes the protein MTDDARTPVLVAGARTPMGRLLGSLKDFSASDLGGFAIKGALEKAGLTGDQVQYVIMGQVLTAGAGQMPARQAAVKGGIPMTVPALTINKVCLSGIDAIALAAQLIRAGEFDTVVAGGQESMSQAPHLLAKSREGFKYGDVSMRDHMAYDGLWDVLTDQAMGNLTESANAGDQEFTRQEQDAFSARSHQLAAKAWKDGLFDEEVVTVSIPQRKGDPIEFKNDEGIRADTSQESLGKLRPAFSKDGTITAGSASQISDGACAVVVMSKAKAQELGLTWLAEIGAHGVVAGPDSSLQAQPANAIAVACEKEGIAPADVDLVEINEAFAAVGLASTKQLGLDADKVNVNGGAIAMGHPIGMSGARIYLHLALELARRGGGTGVAALCGGGGQGDALIVRVPKP
- a CDS encoding gamma-glutamyltransferase codes for the protein MAEDELFRGAGGAVAAPNALAAQAGLDLIHLGGTATDAAIAAMLATYVSEPGIVSALGSAFVNIWPDAGEPVVVDGNCEMPGRGLPTDRFGGGLRKVDLAYGGGITIYAGAGSAATPGAFKAFEEAHRRYGRASWADITAPAIDIARRGFRLGAAAASYLEIVGDSLYGFDPQTRAAHFVDDRPARVGQVITAPDLADSFQALADEGFDLFYRGDLGRRVAQHVIGEGGLITREDLQSYQATVRPATVDRVGSWRLATNPPPSIGGPVLATMLRLLQRRGDDAAQIIAVQRMVLSYRAAALDAAADLESAGAELLEALAENELTSLPSSQDTAHVSAVDSQGNACALTSSAGYSSGVTVPGTGLVLNNCLGEPELNRRGLHAVPPGTRLASNMAPTTGRSDDGAVLAVGSPGADRITTALMQVLAAHCLRDAALQDAINAPRVHVSVDFATGDQRIEAEPDAAIEQAASATGLPLVAHSRHAMYFGGVGAAKRKADGDLQAAADPRRASATAIG
- a CDS encoding F0F1 ATP synthase subunit epsilon, with the protein product MSNLNVHLVAADRKVWEGEATALYAKTVEGEIGILPDHTPLLSVLADSAEVRIDPVSGSRQVVTVGGGFISVDHNTVTVVSDSIDASGLTA